One window of the Rhipicephalus sanguineus isolate Rsan-2018 chromosome 4, BIME_Rsan_1.4, whole genome shotgun sequence genome contains the following:
- the LOC119389849 gene encoding exocyst complex component 8, translating into MAEYVAVGDKFTSPGFSPTNYVKNLVESSVRIDAILNERQQIANLADETNNLLKKNVYKNYMQFIETAKEISYLESEMYQLSHMLTEQQNVMQSLQEISITDSKGSTNNVSTSEKKEEDPRRSLSTLLEKVEGCTRLLDVKDRHIVRSGEMMEVREDGTECKIYVVLLSDGLLLADWLPHRRGTVQYRFQMLYELDNLAVVNVKEDQKSKNCFKILTFPHARQFQCETATEKRVWMEAIEQTKQAKMAAVSLRRESALLDPKGSLLSIDNNPFDEEEAEELYECESGAVLPEWLSELPEDLDVCVAERDFEGAVNLVLKTEEHFALYPNAKPLEEMKPRIDYRVKHLVDVLTNELHVSPGRSLQGGPRAARRAVSLLIKLGKSSQACDLFLKHRSAILKYSMRQQKMEGATAPYIKKLCELFFSSMVETGQEFSQAFSSNNSCASSFVVWAKDQLQNFVKLFSNHVFTTQVSLSVATECILAVRTHCERLWEIGLDLSFFLEKLLKNDVERIITDSRDKALEAIKLRAAEDRWRPQNLYNKAGLQKLLDDMNNLGISNISPYVYDECWVSLSSNTVSFSKTFLNLLDDLLKLHTPVTRVLILESLATTFRAHLRHVDASLANKSFKSDVPLIQKNASFLLETLLEVAEKRCDAKLPHLASFWNELRQEFASCMPPKGNNKGVTKYPAVAFL; encoded by the exons ATGGCGGAGTACGTAGCAGTCGGTGACAAGTTCACGTCGCCGGGTTTTAGTCCAACAAACT ATGTGAAGAATTTGGTCGAGAGCTCGGTCAGGATAGACGCAATACTGAACGAGAGACAACAAATTGCGAACCTCGCCGACGAAACTAACAACTTGCTGAAGAAAAATGTCTACAAGAACTACATGCAGTTCATCGAGACTGCAAAGGAAATCTCTT ATTTGGAGAGCGAAATGTACCAGCTTAGCCACATGCTTACGGAGCAGCAGAATGTCATGCAGTCTTTGCAAGAAATCTCCATCACAGACAGCAAAG GCTCCACAAATAATGTGTCCACATCTGAGAAGAAAGAGGAGGACCCACGACGGAGCCTGTCTACGCTTTTGGAAAAGGTCGAAGGTTGCACT CGCCTCCTTGACGTGAAAGACAGGCACATCGTCCGATCTGGCGAGATGATGGAAGTAAGAGAGGACGGCACAGAGTGCAAAATTTACGTTGTTCTGCTGTCCGATGGTTTGTTGCTCGCTGACTGGCTGCCTCATAG gAGGGGCACTGTCCAGTATCGGTTTCAAATGCTCTACGAGCTGGACAATCTGGCAGTAGTCAACGTGAAAGAGGACCAGA AATCCAAAAACTGCTTCAAGATACTGACATTTCCACACGCACGACAATTCCAGTGTGAAACTGCCACCGAAAAG AGAGTGTGGATGGAAGCCATAGAGCAGACGAAACAAGCCAAGATGGCTGCTGTTTCCCTCAGAAGGGAATCTGCCTTGCTTGACCCAaagggcagcctgctcagcatcGACAACAACC CCTTTGACGAAGAGGAAGCTGAGGAGTTGTACGAGTGCGAGAGCGGAGCTGTCCTGCCCGAATGGTTGTCTGAACTCCCCGAGGACCTCGACGTGTGCGTGGCCGAGAGAGACTTCGAGGGTGCCGTCAACCTGGTGCTGAAGACCGAGGAGCACTTTGCGCTGTATCCGAACGCCAAGCCGCTAGAAGAGATGAA gccacgcaTCGATTACCGTGTCAAACACCTGGTTGACGTGTTGACCAACGAGCTGCACGTCTCGCCGGGTCGTTCTCTCCAAGGTGGACCACGGGCAGCGCGCCGGGCTGTCAGCTTGCTCATAAAGCTGGGGAAATCTTCGCAG GCTTGCGACCTGTTCCTGAAACACCGCAGCGCCATATTAAAATACTCGATGCGGCAGCAGAAGATGGAAGGTGCCACTGCGCCGTACATCAAGAAGCTGTGTGAACTCTTCTTCAGCAGCATGGTTGAGACGGGACAGGAGTTCAGCCAGGCGttcagcagcaacaacagctgCGCTTCTT CGTTCGTCGTGTGGGCCAAGGACCAACTTCAAAACTTTGTGAAGCTCTTCTCAAACCACGTGTTCACCACGCAAGTGTCTCTCTCGGTGGCGACCGAATGCATCCTGGCTGTCCGCACCCATTGTGAACGG CTGTGGGAGATAGGCCTGGACCTGTCGTTTTTCCTGGAGAAGCTTCTCAAGAACGATGTCGAGCGAATCATAACGGACTCTAGGGACAAGGCGCTGGAAGCCATCAAACTGAGAGCGGCAGAGGATCGATGGCGGCCGCAGAACCTATACAACAA GGCAGGATTACAAAAGCTGCTTGACGACATGAACAACCTTGGAATCTCAAATATCTCTCCATATGTATACG ATGAATGCTGGGTGTCCCTCTCATCCAACACGGTGTCCTTCAGCAAGACCTTCTTGAATCTTCTCGACGACCTGCTCAAGCTGCACACACCAGTCACGCGAGTTCTCATCCTGGAATCTCTGGCGACCACCTTCCGAGCACACCTGCGTCACGTGGACGCCTCTCTGGCAAACAAGAGCTTCAAGTCGGAT GTGCCTCTGATCCAAAAGAACGCAAGTTTCTTGCTGGAGACATTGCTGGAAGTCGCCGAGAAGAGATGCGACGCCAAGTTGCCACACCTCGCTTCCTTTTGGAACGAACTTCGTCAGGAGTTTGCCTCGTGCATGCCGCCAAAGGGCAACAACAAGGGCGTCACAAAATATCCGGCCGTTGCATTTCTTTGA